Proteins co-encoded in one Dryobates pubescens isolate bDryPub1 chromosome 4, bDryPub1.pri, whole genome shotgun sequence genomic window:
- the LOC104302537 gene encoding hemoglobin subunit alpha-A has translation MVLSASDKTNVKGIFAKIGGQADDYGAETLARMFVTYPQTKTYFPHFDVSAGSAQVKAHGKKVAGALIEAVNHIDDIAGALSKLSDLHAHKLRVDPVNFKLLGQCFLVVVAIHQAAALTPEVHASLDKFLCAVGNVLTAKYR, from the exons ATGGTGCTGTCTGCCAGCGACAAGACCAACGTCAAGGGCATCTTTGCCAAAATCGGCGGCCAAGCCGACGACTATGGCGCCGAGACCCTGGCGAG GATGTTCGTCACCTACCCCCAGACCAAGACCTACTTCCCTCACTTCGACGTGTCAGCCGGCTCCGCTCAGGTCAAGGCTCACGGCAAGAAGGTTGCGGGTGCTCTGATCGAAGCTGTCAACCACATCGATGACATCGCTGGTGCCCTCTCCAAGCTGAGCGACCTCCACGCCCACAAGCTCCGCGTGGACCCCGTCAACTTCAAA CTGCTGGGCCAATGCTTCCTGGTGGTGGTTGCCAtccaccaggctgctgccctgacCCCAGAGGTCCACGCTTCCCTGGACAAGTTCCTGTGTGCTGTGGGCAACGTGCTGACTGCCAAGTACCGTTAA
- the LOC104302544 gene encoding hemoglobin subunit alpha-D yields MLTAEDKKLVQQVWSKVQGRQEEFGAEALERMFCAHPQTKTYFPHFDLSKGSDQIRGHGKKVAGALGTAVKNIDNLSQALSELSNLHAYNLRVDPVNFKILAQSLQVVLAVHMGKEYSPEVHAAVDKFLSAVAAVLSEKYR; encoded by the exons ATGCTGACCGCCGAGGACAAGAAGCTGGTCCAGCAGGTCTGGAGCAAGGTGCAGGGCCGCCAGGAGGAGTTCGGAGCCGAAGCCCTGGAGAG GATGTTCTGCGCCCACCCCCAGACCAAGACCTACTTCCCCCACTTCGACCTGTCCAAAGGCTCTGACCAGATTCGTGGCCATGGCAAGAAGGTGGCAGGTGCCTTGGGCACTGCCGTCAAGAACATAGACAACCTGAGCCAGGCCCTGTCTGAGCTCAGCAACCTGCACGCCTACAACCTGCGTGTCGACCCTGTCAACTTCAAG ATTCTGGCGCAGAGCCTGCAGGTTGTGCTGGCCGTGCACATGGGCAAGGAATACAGCCCTGAGGTGCATGCTGCCGTCGACAAGTTCTTGTCGGCCGTGGCCGCTGTGCTGTCTGAGAAGTACAGATGA
- the LOC104302538 gene encoding hemoglobin subunit pi, with product MTLTQAEKAAVVTIWAKVATQAEAIGAESLERLFFSYPSTKTYFPHFDLSQGSAHLRSHGSKVLNAIGEAVKYVDDIRGALAKLSELHAYILRVDPVNFKLLSHCILCTVASRYPNDFTPEVHAAWDKFLSNVSSVLTEKYR from the exons ATGACTCTGACTCAAGCTGAGAAGGCTGCCGTGGTCACCATCTGGGCAAAGGTGGCTACCCAAGCTGAAGCCATTGGGGCAGAATCACTGGAGAG actttTCTTCAGCTACCCCTCGACGAAGACCTACTTCCCTCACTTCGACCTCAGCCAAGGCTCAGCTCACCTCCGTAGCCACGGCTCCAAGGTGCTGAACGCCATCGGGGAAGCTGTGAAGTATGTGGACGACATCCGAGGTGCCTTGGCCAAACTCAGCGAGCTGCACGCTTACATCCTCAGGGTGGACCCAGTGAACTTCAAG CTGCTCTCCCACTGCATCCTGTGCACCGTGGCCAGCCGCTACCCCAATGACTTCACCCCAGAGGTTCATGCTGCGTGGGACAAGTTCCTGTCCAATGTTTCCTCTGTCCTGACTGAGAAGTACAGATAA